One stretch of Actinacidiphila sp. DG2A-62 DNA includes these proteins:
- a CDS encoding UPF0182 family membrane protein — protein MRTLVFQLPDRGGGLAPRSGFGRPSRRARTLVVTIGVLAVVMAAFMVFAGFWTDLLWYRSVHYSSVFTTTMWTRAGLFASFGLLMSAAIGVNIYLAHRLRPPLSAMSPEQQGLDRYRMGVAPYKTWVLAGICTVVGLIAGGSASTHWRLWLLYANATPFHQRDPQFHKDVSFYTFDLPWYRFLLNFGFAAVVLSLLAATLVHYLYGGLRLTSAGGGKATAAATGHLAVLLGLFVSLKALAYWLDRYALAVKSSNLRATGSWTGLRYVDANAYLPAKTILFFIASICALLFFATLWRRSWTLPLLGLGLMALSAVLIGGLYPAIVQKFQVEPHEAAKEAPYIRQNIDATRAAYRITGDTASDYSGTSSADARTLRADTAKAAAIRVLDPEVMAPAFQQTQQGSGYYSFPSTLDVDRYTVDGREQDTVVGARELDSSGIPHKDWVDEHLKYTHGYGIVAAKGTEVTGPGGSGATGVAGGADAPGGKAPAGAPVYTEGDLPTSGDLGPYRQQIYFGEQTKQYAIVGGPTKEVDYTAGGSQTTTSYRGSGGVSLDDPVTRAAYAVIFGEPRIFSSKAVGHGSKILYNRTPEGRVEAVAPWLTVDGDPYPAVVHGRVQWIVDAYTTSDQYPYSTRTSLGGATADSRTDGQHRISAAQDQVNYIRNSVKATVDAYDGTVKLYQWDTQDPVLTTWMRAFPHTVLPRSEVPADLLSHLRYPQDLFKVQREMLTAYHVTDPGQFYRGDQAWQVPDDPASASGKAVPPYYLSMKMPGQDAQAFSLTTTFTPSGGDTLAAYMAVDADAASKDYGAMRILRLPPGTRAEGPQQAQDNADCAFSADLDALKRKDSTVLRGNLLAVPLDGGVLYVQPVYVRAANSDYPVLRKVMADFDGTRAMGDTLDGALDAVFGTGAPAAGPPGATIRSGTSGTSSTSGTSGTSGTRAKAPPGDTPAPTAELKKALADAMAAAGDEKAATAEGDEKAYADAHGRLMDALRRAEAAEKR, from the coding sequence GTGCGCACCTTGGTATTCCAGCTGCCTGACCGCGGCGGAGGCCTGGCCCCACGGTCGGGTTTCGGCCGTCCCTCGCGGCGCGCGAGGACGCTGGTCGTCACGATCGGCGTCCTCGCCGTCGTGATGGCCGCGTTCATGGTGTTCGCCGGGTTCTGGACGGACCTGCTGTGGTACCGCTCGGTGCACTACTCCTCGGTCTTCACCACCACGATGTGGACCAGGGCCGGTCTGTTCGCCTCCTTCGGGCTGCTGATGTCGGCCGCGATCGGTGTGAACATCTACCTGGCGCACCGGCTGCGCCCGCCGCTGAGCGCGATGTCCCCCGAGCAGCAGGGCCTGGACCGGTACCGGATGGGGGTGGCGCCGTACAAGACCTGGGTGCTGGCCGGGATCTGCACGGTGGTCGGGCTCATCGCCGGCGGATCGGCGTCGACGCACTGGCGGCTGTGGCTGCTGTACGCCAACGCCACGCCGTTCCACCAGCGGGACCCGCAGTTCCACAAGGACGTGTCGTTCTACACCTTCGACCTGCCGTGGTACCGCTTCCTGCTGAACTTCGGCTTCGCGGCCGTGGTGCTCTCCCTGCTGGCCGCGACGCTGGTGCACTACCTATACGGCGGGCTGCGGCTGACCTCGGCCGGCGGCGGCAAGGCGACCGCCGCGGCCACCGGGCACCTGGCGGTGCTGCTCGGCCTGTTCGTGTCGCTGAAGGCGCTCGCCTACTGGCTGGACCGGTACGCGCTCGCGGTGAAATCCAGCAATCTGCGCGCCACCGGCTCCTGGACCGGCCTGCGCTACGTGGACGCCAACGCGTACCTGCCGGCCAAGACGATCCTGTTCTTCATCGCCTCGATCTGCGCGCTGCTGTTCTTCGCCACCTTGTGGCGGCGCTCGTGGACGCTGCCGCTGCTGGGCCTGGGCCTGATGGCGCTGTCCGCGGTCCTGATCGGCGGGCTGTACCCGGCGATCGTGCAGAAGTTCCAGGTGGAGCCGCACGAGGCGGCCAAGGAGGCGCCGTACATCCGGCAGAACATCGACGCGACGCGCGCCGCGTACCGCATCACCGGCGACACCGCCTCGGACTACAGCGGCACCAGCTCCGCCGACGCGCGCACCCTGCGCGCGGACACCGCCAAGGCCGCCGCGATCCGGGTGCTGGACCCCGAGGTGATGGCGCCGGCCTTCCAGCAGACGCAGCAGGGCAGCGGCTACTACTCCTTCCCCTCCACCCTCGACGTCGACCGCTACACCGTCGACGGCCGGGAGCAGGACACCGTGGTCGGGGCGCGCGAGCTGGACAGCAGCGGCATCCCGCACAAGGACTGGGTCGACGAGCACCTGAAGTACACCCACGGCTACGGCATCGTCGCGGCCAAGGGCACCGAGGTGACGGGCCCCGGCGGCTCCGGCGCCACCGGCGTCGCGGGCGGCGCCGACGCTCCCGGCGGCAAGGCCCCGGCGGGCGCGCCCGTCTACACCGAGGGCGACCTGCCGACCAGCGGCGACCTGGGCCCGTACCGGCAGCAGATCTACTTCGGCGAGCAGACCAAGCAGTACGCGATCGTCGGCGGCCCCACCAAGGAGGTGGACTACACCGCGGGCGGCAGTCAGACCACCACCTCCTACCGCGGCAGCGGCGGGGTGAGCCTGGACGACCCGGTGACGCGGGCGGCGTATGCGGTGATCTTCGGCGAGCCGCGGATCTTCTCCTCCAAGGCGGTCGGCCACGGCTCGAAGATCCTCTACAACCGCACCCCCGAGGGACGCGTCGAGGCGGTCGCGCCCTGGCTGACCGTCGACGGGGACCCGTATCCGGCGGTGGTGCACGGCAGGGTGCAGTGGATCGTGGACGCCTACACGACCAGCGACCAGTACCCGTACTCCACCCGCACCAGCCTGGGCGGCGCCACGGCCGACTCGCGCACCGACGGGCAGCACCGGATCTCCGCGGCGCAGGACCAGGTCAACTACATCCGCAACTCCGTCAAGGCGACGGTGGACGCCTACGACGGCACCGTGAAGCTCTACCAGTGGGACACCCAGGACCCGGTGCTCACCACCTGGATGAGGGCGTTCCCGCACACGGTGCTGCCCAGGAGCGAGGTCCCGGCGGACCTGCTGTCCCATCTGCGCTATCCGCAGGACCTGTTCAAGGTGCAGCGGGAGATGCTGACCGCCTACCACGTCACCGACCCCGGGCAGTTCTACCGGGGGGACCAGGCGTGGCAGGTGCCGGACGACCCGGCGTCGGCCTCGGGCAAGGCGGTGCCGCCGTACTACCTGAGCATGAAGATGCCCGGCCAGGACGCGCAGGCGTTCTCGCTGACCACCACCTTCACGCCGAGCGGCGGCGACACCCTCGCGGCGTACATGGCGGTGGACGCGGACGCCGCGAGCAAGGACTACGGCGCCATGCGCATCCTGCGACTGCCGCCCGGCACCCGGGCGGAGGGACCGCAACAGGCGCAGGACAACGCCGACTGCGCCTTCTCCGCCGACCTGGACGCGCTGAAACGCAAGGACTCCACGGTCCTGCGCGGCAACCTGCTGGCCGTGCCGCTGGACGGCGGGGTGCTCTATGTGCAGCCGGTGTACGTGCGCGCCGCGAACAGCGACTATCCGGTGCTGCGCAAGGTGATGGCCGACTTCGACGGGACCCGGGCGATGGGGGACACCCTGGACGGGGCGCTGGACGCGGTCTTCGGCACGGGGGCGCCGGCCGCTGGCCCGCCGGGCGCCACGATCAGGTCAGGCACGTCAGGTACGTCCAGCACGTCAGGTACGTCGGGCACGTCCGGCACGCGCGCCAAGGCACCGCCCGGGGACACCCCGGCACCCACCGCCGAGCTGAAGAAGGCGCTGGCGGACGCGATGGCGGCGGCCGGCGACGAGAAGGCGGCGACGGCCGAGGGCGACGAGAAGGCGTACGCCGACGCGCACGGCCGCCTCATGGACGCCCTGCGGCGCGCCGAGGCGGCGGAAAAGCGCTGA